The Microbacterium sp. LWH7-1.2 genome window below encodes:
- the tsaB gene encoding tRNA (adenosine(37)-N6)-threonylcarbamoyltransferase complex dimerization subunit type 1 TsaB, which translates to MILGIDTSLGSAVAVVEPDGVIRSQVESADPRGHAEVIGTLIGRALAEASVSPSEITHVAAGMGPGPFTGLRVGIAAARTFALGRGVPVVPVPSHDAVALELLIHDALTGGYEDAGDETFAVVTDARRREFAYTLYRGLDDDGLPVRVTEPALAPRDDLDGVLASAVAARRDADRIPAGMLALAAARALAAGRTIGPADALYLRSPDVTVPRAPKRVNL; encoded by the coding sequence GTGATCCTCGGCATCGACACGTCGCTCGGCTCCGCGGTGGCGGTGGTCGAACCGGACGGCGTGATCCGCTCGCAGGTCGAGAGCGCAGACCCCCGCGGCCACGCCGAGGTGATCGGCACGCTGATCGGGCGGGCGCTGGCCGAGGCATCCGTCTCTCCCTCGGAGATCACGCATGTCGCTGCGGGAATGGGGCCCGGCCCGTTCACCGGGCTGCGCGTCGGCATCGCCGCGGCGCGCACCTTCGCCCTCGGGCGAGGCGTGCCGGTCGTGCCGGTCCCGAGCCATGACGCCGTCGCCCTCGAGCTGCTCATCCACGACGCCCTCACCGGCGGATACGAGGATGCCGGCGACGAGACGTTCGCCGTCGTGACCGATGCGCGCCGACGCGAGTTCGCGTACACGCTCTACCGCGGGCTCGACGATGACGGCCTCCCCGTGCGGGTCACGGAACCCGCGCTCGCACCCCGCGACGACCTCGACGGCGTGCTCGCGAGCGCCGTGGCCGCACGCCGTGACGCCGACCGCATCCCCGCGGGCATGCTCGCGCTCGCCGCGGCTCGCGCACTCGCCGCCGGGCGCACGATCGGGCCCGCCGACGCGCTCTACCTCCGCTCGCCCGACGTGACGGTTCCGCGCGCGCCGAAGCGGGTGAATCTGTGA
- the rimI gene encoding ribosomal protein S18-alanine N-acetyltransferase, with product MTLRRATADDLAAIMMLERTSFPTDAWSEAMMREELASPHGWYVVDDEAGRLVGYAGLRAVAGAKDADIQTIAIAEVSRGRGRGRAILRALLEEAARRGVTDVFLEVRADNPVAQTLYVSEGFAEIGRKPRYYQPDDVDAVVMKLDLRGWHGAQHPSSPSVESRIRNSEDRTVSGAAAPDAPETGTKSGFRIGDTAAWDGGVCT from the coding sequence GTGACGCTCCGCCGCGCGACCGCCGACGACCTCGCGGCGATCATGATGCTCGAGCGGACGTCGTTTCCGACCGACGCCTGGTCCGAGGCGATGATGCGCGAAGAGCTCGCGTCGCCGCACGGCTGGTACGTCGTCGACGACGAGGCCGGCCGACTCGTCGGGTACGCGGGACTGCGGGCTGTCGCCGGCGCGAAGGATGCCGACATCCAGACGATCGCGATCGCCGAGGTGTCGCGGGGCCGCGGTCGTGGTCGCGCGATCCTGCGGGCGCTTCTCGAGGAGGCCGCCCGGCGCGGAGTCACCGACGTGTTCCTCGAGGTGCGCGCCGACAACCCGGTCGCCCAGACGCTGTACGTCTCGGAGGGCTTCGCCGAGATCGGGCGCAAGCCCCGGTACTACCAGCCCGACGACGTCGACGCCGTGGTGATGAAGCTCGACCTGCGCGGGTGGCACGGGGCGCAGCATCCGTCCTCGCCTTCCGTCGAATCCCGGATCCGGAATTCGGAGGACCGCACGGTTTCCGGAGCGGCTGCCCCCGATGCCCCGGAAACCGGCACGAAGTCCGGATTCCGGATCGGGGACACGGCCGCCTGGGACGGAGGGGTGTGCACATGA
- the tsaE gene encoding tRNA (adenosine(37)-N6)-threonylcarbamoyltransferase complex ATPase subunit type 1 TsaE, translated as MNTQPQGLDALVGTREVTSPEAMEALGEDMGRMLHPGDMVVLTGPLGAGKTTLTRGIGRGLDVRGPIQSPTFVLARTHPSLSGGAPLVHVDAYRLGSAAELDDLDIDFDGSVVIVEWGRGLVDGLREQWWEVELEREWHGHGVDNACGTLAHEADLDADTPRLVKITRHP; from the coding sequence GTGAACACGCAGCCCCAGGGACTCGACGCACTGGTCGGCACGCGCGAGGTCACCTCGCCCGAGGCCATGGAGGCGCTCGGCGAGGACATGGGACGGATGCTGCACCCCGGCGACATGGTGGTGCTCACCGGTCCGCTCGGCGCGGGGAAGACCACCCTCACCCGCGGCATCGGCCGGGGGCTCGACGTGCGCGGACCCATCCAGAGCCCGACGTTCGTGCTCGCCCGCACGCACCCGTCGCTCTCCGGTGGGGCGCCGCTCGTGCACGTGGACGCATACCGCCTCGGCTCGGCCGCCGAGCTCGACGACCTCGACATCGACTTCGACGGCTCCGTCGTCATCGTGGAGTGGGGCCGCGGACTCGTCGACGGTCTCCGAGAGCAGTGGTGGGAGGTCGAGCTCGAGCGCGAGTGGCACGGCCACGGCGTCGACAACGCCTGCGGCACCCTCGCCCACGAGGCCGACCTCGACGCCGACACCCCGCGCCTGGTGAAGATCACCCGGCACCCCTGA
- the tsaD gene encoding tRNA (adenosine(37)-N6)-threonylcarbamoyltransferase complex transferase subunit TsaD, with amino-acid sequence MNRAEPLVLGIETSCDETGIGIVRGRTLLSNTIASSMDEHARYGGVVPEVAARAHLEALQPSIEAALAESGVALADLDAVAVTSGPGLAGALMVGVGAAKALSVSLEKPLYAVNHLVGHIAADILDAEAPPLEYPTVALLVSGGHTSLLLVRDLTTDVELLGETMDDAAGEAFDKVARLLGLPYPGGPEIDRAAASGDPKAIPFPRGLSRASDMAKHRYDFSFSGLKTAVARWVEQREVLGEAVPVADVAASFREAVVDVLVTKALAACRDHGVPRLLLGGGVIANRRLREVALERAAEEGVTVRIPPLSLCTDNGAMIAALTSELIMSGREPSTLEFGADSTLPVTEIQVAESA; translated from the coding sequence ATGAACCGCGCCGAACCGCTGGTGCTCGGCATCGAGACGAGCTGCGACGAGACCGGGATCGGGATCGTGCGCGGCCGCACGCTGCTGTCGAACACGATCGCGAGCTCGATGGACGAGCACGCCCGCTACGGCGGCGTCGTGCCCGAGGTCGCGGCCCGCGCGCACCTCGAGGCGCTGCAGCCGTCGATCGAGGCGGCGCTCGCCGAGTCGGGGGTCGCACTGGCAGACCTCGACGCCGTGGCAGTGACTTCGGGGCCCGGGCTGGCGGGCGCCCTCATGGTCGGCGTCGGTGCGGCGAAGGCGCTCTCGGTGTCGCTCGAGAAGCCCCTGTACGCCGTGAACCACCTCGTCGGCCACATCGCGGCCGACATCCTCGACGCCGAGGCACCGCCCCTCGAATACCCGACGGTCGCGCTGCTCGTCTCGGGTGGGCACACGTCGCTGCTCCTCGTCCGGGACCTCACCACCGACGTCGAGCTCCTCGGCGAGACGATGGACGACGCCGCCGGCGAGGCCTTCGACAAGGTGGCTCGGCTGCTGGGGCTGCCCTACCCCGGGGGTCCGGAGATCGACCGGGCGGCAGCATCCGGTGATCCGAAGGCGATCCCGTTCCCGCGCGGGCTGTCGCGCGCGAGCGACATGGCGAAGCACCGCTACGACTTCTCGTTCTCGGGACTGAAGACCGCGGTCGCCCGCTGGGTCGAGCAGCGCGAGGTTCTCGGGGAGGCGGTGCCCGTGGCCGACGTCGCCGCGAGCTTCCGCGAGGCCGTCGTCGACGTGCTCGTCACCAAGGCACTCGCCGCCTGCCGGGACCACGGCGTGCCCCGCCTGCTGCTCGGCGGCGGTGTGATCGCGAACCGCCGGCTGCGGGAGGTGGCCCTCGAACGTGCCGCGGAGGAGGGCGTCACCGTGCGCATCCCGCCGCTGTCGCTCTGCACCGACAACGGCGCGATGATCGCGGCGCTGACGTCCGAGCTCATCATGTCGGGCCGCGAGCCGTCGACCCTCGAGTTCGGCGCCGACTCGACACTGCCCGTCACCGAGATCCAGGTCGCGGAGTCGGCATGA